The following proteins come from a genomic window of Sebaldella sp. S0638:
- a CDS encoding DeoR/GlpR family DNA-binding transcription regulator codes for MKDQRIEVILSKIKEKGIVSTLELTEELNVTEMTIRRDLKYLEDKKLLIRIHGGAKSIKKIQQEKLYDDRKVKYMKEKEHIAKIAASYIQDNETVFIAPGTTTERIPEFIKAKNVIVVTNSYSVMVKYSHLDLDFVVTGGRLRRKTEAIIPDYFLDSISKINVDKCFIGANGVSGNKVTISNYDEGLIQQIVMENAKEKFLLLDSSKFNKEAFYSFFKVENLDGIITDGNLKQEVLKEYKKIIKIINI; via the coding sequence ATGAAAGATCAGAGAATAGAGGTGATATTAAGCAAGATAAAAGAGAAAGGTATAGTATCTACTCTGGAACTTACAGAAGAATTAAATGTAACAGAGATGACAATAAGACGTGATCTGAAGTACCTTGAAGACAAAAAATTGCTTATAAGAATTCACGGAGGAGCTAAAAGTATAAAAAAAATCCAGCAGGAAAAACTCTACGATGACAGAAAAGTCAAATATATGAAAGAAAAAGAGCATATTGCCAAAATAGCAGCCTCTTATATACAGGATAATGAGACTGTATTTATAGCGCCGGGAACGACAACAGAAAGAATTCCTGAATTTATAAAGGCAAAAAATGTAATAGTAGTTACTAATTCATATTCTGTAATGGTAAAGTATTCGCATTTGGATTTGGACTTTGTGGTAACAGGAGGAAGACTCAGAAGAAAAACAGAAGCAATTATTCCTGACTATTTTCTGGATTCTATAAGCAAGATAAATGTGGATAAATGTTTTATAGGAGCAAACGGAGTAAGCGGAAATAAAGTGACAATCTCCAATTATGACGAGGGATTAATACAACAGATAGTAATGGAAAATGCAAAAGAAAAATTTCTGCTTCTGGATAGTTCAAAATTTAATAAAGAAGCTTTTTATTCTTTTTTCAAAGTGGAAAACCTTGACGGGATAATAACCGACGGGAATTTAAAGCAGGAAGTATTGAAGGAATATAAAAAAATAATAAAAATAATAAATATATAG
- the gatB gene encoding PTS galactitol transporter subunit IIB: MKKVIVACGGAVATSTVAANKIKQLCEENGIAIDLVQCRINEIESYADGAALIATTSKFSKDMGSVPVVHVMGFISGINQDALKAKILEILK; this comes from the coding sequence ATGAAAAAGGTAATAGTAGCCTGCGGAGGTGCAGTGGCAACATCAACTGTGGCAGCGAATAAAATTAAGCAGTTATGTGAGGAAAATGGAATAGCCATAGATTTGGTTCAGTGCAGAATAAATGAAATAGAATCTTATGCTGACGGTGCTGCATTAATAGCTACTACTTCAAAATTTTCAAAAGATATGGGAAGTGTACCTGTAGTGCATGTAATGGGATTTATTTCAGGAATAAATCAGGATGCATTAAAAGCAAAAATACTTGAAATATTAAAGTAA
- a CDS encoding PTS sugar transporter subunit IIA, with amino-acid sequence MNFYGDLIYLNRDFSDREEMFNEIGTVLIEKGMVKPVYIEEILKREENFPTGIDLGYMQVAMPHVEAKHVNDNAMFVVTTKKGVEFENAEDDGIVNSKIIFGLIVKDSEKHLDFLMKLVELYQKEDVLKKIYDSNDVEEVMTLLKQNLI; translated from the coding sequence ATGAATTTTTACGGGGATCTCATTTATCTAAACAGGGATTTTTCCGACAGAGAAGAAATGTTTAACGAAATCGGAACAGTTTTAATTGAAAAAGGAATGGTAAAACCAGTTTACATCGAAGAGATATTAAAAAGGGAAGAAAATTTTCCCACAGGAATTGATCTCGGCTATATGCAGGTAGCGATGCCTCATGTGGAAGCAAAGCATGTGAATGACAATGCAATGTTTGTGGTAACTACAAAAAAAGGAGTAGAATTCGAGAATGCCGAGGATGACGGAATAGTAAATTCCAAAATTATATTCGGACTGATTGTAAAGGACTCTGAAAAACATCTGGATTTCCTGATGAAATTAGTGGAGTTATACCAAAAAGAAGATGTTCTGAAAAAAATATATGATTCTAATGATGTAGAAGAAGTAATGACACTACTAAAACAAAATTTAATTTAA